The Neovison vison isolate M4711 chromosome 5, ASM_NN_V1, whole genome shotgun sequence genome includes a region encoding these proteins:
- the ANKRD13B gene encoding ankyrin repeat domain-containing protein 13B isoform X2, whose product MIPANASARKGPEGKYPLHYLVWHNRHRELEKEVRAGQVDIEQLDPRGRTPLHLATTLGHLECARVLLAHGADVGRENRSGWTVLQEAVSTRDLELVQLVLRYRDYQRVVKRLAGIPVLLEKLRKAQDFYVEMKWEFTSWVPLVSKICPSDTYKVWKSGQNLRVDTTLLGFDHMTWQRGNRSFVFRGQDTSAVVMEIDHDRRVVYTETLALAGQDRELLLAAAQPTEEQVLSRLTAPVVTTQLDTKNISFERNKTGILGWRSEKTEMVNGYEAKVYGASNVELITRTRTEHLSEQHKGKVKGCKTPLQSFLGIAEQHGGPQNGTLITQTLSQANPTAITAEEYFNPNFELGNRDMGRPMELTTKTQKFKAKLWLCEEHPLSLCEQVAPIIDLMAVSNALFAKLRDFITLRLPPGFPVKIEIPIFHILNARITFGNLNGCDEPVPSVRGSPSSETPSPGSDSSSVSSSSSTTSCRGCEISPALFEAPRGYSVLGGQREAATRDDDDDLLQFAIQQSLLEAGSEYDQVTIWEALTNSKPGTHPMSYEARRQDSTPKAASRPSAPYLAGCSTWHSRSCPHALVRCPPGGWTWRG is encoded by the exons GTGGACATCGAGCAGCTGGATCCCCGCGGGCGGACCCCCCTGCACCTGGCCACCACACTGGGACACCTCGAGTGTGCCCGTGTGCTGCTCGCACACGGCGCAGATGTGGGCAGGGAGAACCGCAGCGGCTGGACAG TGCTTCAGGAGGCTGTGAGCACCCGGGACCTGGAGCTGGTGCAGCTGGTGCTGCGGTACCGGGACTACCAGCGCGTGGTGAAGCGCTTGGCGGGCATCCCTGTGCTCCTGGAGAAGTTGCGCAAG GCCCAGGACTTCTACGTGGAGATGAAATGGGAGTTCACTAGCTGGG TGCCCTTGGTGTCCAAGATCTGCCCCAGTGACACGTACAAAGTGTGGAAGAGTGGGCAGAACCTACGGGTCGATACCACGCTCTTGGGCTTTGACCACATGACGTGGCAGCGAGGGAACCGCAGCTTCGTCTTCAGGGGCCAAG ACACGAGCGCCGTGGTCATGGAGATTGACCATGACCGCCGGGTGGTGTACACGGAGACCCTGGCCCTGGCCGGGCAGGACCGTGAGCTGCTGCTTGCTGCCGCCCAGCCCACCGAGGAGCAGGTGCTCAGCCGGCTCACGGCCCCCGTCGTCACCACACAGCTTGACACCAAGAACATCTCCTTCGAGAG GAACAAGACTGGCATCCTGGGCTGGCGCAGCGAGAAGACAGAGATGGTGAACGGGTATGAAGCCAAG GTGTATGGGGCATCCAACGTGGAGCTCATCACCCGGACGCGGACGGAGCATCTTTCAGAACAGCACAAGGGCAAGGTCAAAG GCTGTAAGACACCTCTGCAGTCCTTCCTGGGAATTGCTGAGCAGCATGGGGGCCCCCAAAATGGG ACCCTGATCACTCAGACTCTGAGCCAAGCCAACCCCACTGCCATCACTGCAGAAGAGTACTTCAACCCCAACTTTGAGCTTGGCAACCGGGACATGGGCCGCCCCATGGAACTCACCACCAAGACCCAGAA GTTCAAGGCCAAGCTGTGGCTGTGTGAGGAGCATCCCCTGTCCCTGTGTGAGCAGGTGGCCCCCATCATTGACCTCATGGCTGTCAGCAATGCGCTTTTCGCCAAGCTCCGGGATTTCATTACCCTCCGCCTGCCGCCTGGTTTCCCAGTCAAGATTG AAATCCCAATCTTCCACATCCTCAACGCTCGCATCACCTTCGGGAACCTCAATGGCTGTGATGAGCCCGTGCCGTCCGTGCGAGGCAGCCCCAGCAGTGAGACCCCTTCCCCAGGCAGCGACTCGTCCAGCGTCAGCAGCTCCAGTTCCACCA CCTCGTGCCGTGGCTGCGAGATCTCCCCCGCGTTGTTCGAGGCCCCACGTGGCTACAGTGTGCTGGGCGGCCAGCGGGAGGCGGCCACCCGCGACGACGACGATGACCTGCTGCAGTTCGCCATCCAGCAGAGCCTGCTAGAGGCGGGCAGTGAGTATGACCAG GTCACTATCTGGGAGGCGCTAACCAACAGCAAGCCAGGCACTCACCCCATGTCCTACGAGGCTCGCCGACAGGACAG CACTCCCAAAGCGGCCTCAAGGCCCTCAGCCCCCTACCTGGCAGGATGTTCGACCTGGCATTCTAGAAGCTGCCCACATGCGCTGGTCCGCTGTCCACCGGGAGGATGGACTTGGAGGGGATGA